Genomic segment of Desulfovibrio sp. Huiquan2017:
AACGCCAGCGCCGTTGATTTGTATGCGGGCGATTCGGATACATTCCCGATCGCCGAACAGGCGAAGATGTTCGCCCTGAGTGAGGGCGTGCTGGTAGCCTGAGGGAAGTGCCTGAGCATCCACGGTGTGGATGAAAGCGAATACGTCAAGTTGTCCAGCCTGAAATTCCTGTATGCGGAAATGATAAAGGCAGACAGGATTCTCAACTACTAGATGAAATATAGAAGGAGCCTTGAAAAAGGCGTCGCCATGTTTCAGAAAATTCAGTTCCCTCACATTTTAAATGTGGTGGGCACTTAATTGCATCGTGTTCTACCGCAACAGGTTATACTACTTTTTGTTTGTCATCGCATA
This window contains:
- a CDS encoding DsrE family protein produces the protein MQVLIILSSNDPEVKWNTVRFGNFLLNEGEDVTLFLNASAVDLYAGDSDTFPIAEQAKMFALSEGVLVAUGKCLSIHGVDESEYVKLSSLKFLYAEMIKADRILNY